One window of Flavobacterium ammonificans genomic DNA carries:
- a CDS encoding O-antigen ligase family protein: MKFLKDLLIYTVPFVLIVGTNFNLSGLIGINIAIGYSEFVIFLLLICLLIDNKVIFPKRLIYAFLSYLAAIILSLIFSSRFISIISIIELIRWIEYFILFVCIYSLADRNNIYKSLYLLMMASIWFISTAVYQTFTFNFYEKRIYGTFLSAADIAEESVSNPNVAGAFLVGCFLFFYSFKRYDFKSITHKYCLVFLQNVSFVLVLYTLSRSAFIGMILGLFVLLYFFKKNIIKTILFIFCTFIILFLAIISFISDYEEFAIIERAISTFDSSTNSGASVVARFENSSTTLDVVWDNFVFGIGFGDLENQFNLVPDNYYIHNFAETGIVGFVTSAILLIVIFLDLLKMKKSNIDSYFFYFICAFIAFYVSFLFENYAANLFRSPRLLGLFWFVLAIIYKYYYIIKNNTISNKVINE, encoded by the coding sequence TTGAAATTTTTAAAAGATTTATTGATCTATACAGTTCCTTTTGTTTTAATAGTTGGAACTAATTTTAATTTAAGTGGTTTAATTGGAATTAACATTGCAATAGGATATTCAGAGTTTGTAATTTTTTTATTATTAATATGTTTATTAATTGATAACAAAGTTATTTTTCCTAAAAGGTTGATTTATGCCTTTCTTTCATATTTAGCAGCAATTATATTATCATTAATTTTTTCTTCAAGATTTATTTCTATAATTTCAATTATTGAATTAATAAGATGGATTGAATATTTTATTTTATTTGTTTGTATATATTCTTTGGCAGATAGGAACAATATATATAAATCTCTATATTTATTAATGATGGCCTCAATTTGGTTTATTAGTACCGCTGTTTATCAAACTTTTACATTTAATTTTTATGAGAAAAGAATTTATGGTACTTTTCTGTCAGCCGCAGATATTGCAGAAGAATCTGTTTCAAATCCAAATGTTGCTGGGGCTTTTTTAGTAGGTTGTTTTCTTTTTTTTTACTCTTTTAAACGATATGATTTTAAATCGATTACGCATAAGTATTGCCTAGTTTTTTTACAAAATGTTAGTTTCGTTTTAGTTCTTTATACTTTATCAAGAAGTGCATTCATTGGAATGATATTAGGTTTATTTGTTTTATTATATTTTTTTAAAAAAAATATAATAAAAACTATTTTATTTATATTCTGTACATTTATTATTTTATTTTTAGCTATAATTTCTTTTATATCAGATTATGAAGAGTTTGCTATAATAGAAAGAGCAATAAGTACTTTTGATAGTTCAACTAATTCTGGAGCGTCTGTTGTAGCTAGATTTGAAAACTCATCAACAACTTTAGATGTTGTATGGGATAATTTTGTTTTTGGAATTGGTTTTGGGGATTTAGAAAATCAATTTAATCTTGTACCGGATAATTATTATATACACAATTTTGCCGAAACAGGTATCGTTGGTTTTGTTACTTCTGCCATATTATTGATTGTAATATTTTTAGACTTATTGAAAATGAAAAAAAGCAATATAGATAGTTATTTTTTTTATTTTATATGCGCTTTTATAGCTTTTTATGTTTCGTTTTTGTTTGAAAATTATGCTGCAAATCTTTTTAGAAGTCCAAGGTTACTTGGTCTTTTCTGGTTTGTTTTAGCAATCATTTACAAGTATTATTATATTATTAAAAATAATACAATTTCTAATAAGGTTATAAATGAATAG
- a CDS encoding glycosyltransferase family 4 protein produces the protein MNSIVYFTKYTEKGPSSRYRSFQYKDILEKEFHIQYYPLFDDDYINNLYANKKINYYQILTSYCSRIFKVLKYLRTDKIVFIEYELLPYFPPILEYLLYKTNVKIILDYDDAIFHNYDLHSKKMVRYLYGNKIPSIVKYANTVITGSPYLSSYLNRFTTKIVEIPTSVNYANYKSKCQFKTSNNSISIGWIGSKSTSINIINIKEVIKKIYGINPKITFKFMGFDSNLKSQLDLPNVEFYNWSVKEELIFLNDIDLGIMPLEDTPFNRGKCGFKLIQYMAMGKPTLSTPLEANVKINRNNSNLFATNKDEWVECINKFISNESFYREVGFRNQKIVEEYYSVEANSISYINIFNQLFNVRN, from the coding sequence ATGAATAGTATAGTTTATTTTACTAAATATACAGAAAAAGGACCAAGCAGTAGGTATAGGTCATTTCAATATAAGGATATTCTAGAGAAAGAGTTCCATATCCAATATTATCCATTATTTGATGATGATTATATTAATAATCTATATGCCAACAAAAAAATAAATTATTATCAAATACTGACATCCTATTGTTCACGAATTTTTAAAGTTTTAAAATATCTTAGAACAGATAAAATAGTTTTTATTGAATATGAGTTATTGCCCTATTTTCCACCTATTTTAGAATATTTGCTGTATAAGACTAATGTAAAAATAATTTTGGATTATGATGATGCTATATTTCATAATTATGATTTACATTCAAAGAAGATGGTCAGATATTTGTATGGAAATAAAATACCTTCAATAGTTAAATATGCAAATACGGTAATTACTGGAAGCCCATATCTTTCATCATATTTAAATAGATTTACAACTAAAATAGTTGAAATTCCAACGAGTGTAAACTATGCAAATTATAAATCAAAATGCCAATTTAAAACTAGTAATAATTCAATATCTATAGGATGGATAGGTTCTAAATCTACTTCTATAAATATTATTAATATTAAAGAAGTCATAAAAAAAATATATGGGATAAATCCTAAAATCACATTTAAATTTATGGGATTTGATAGCAATTTGAAATCTCAATTGGATCTCCCAAATGTTGAATTTTATAATTGGTCTGTGAAAGAAGAATTGATTTTTTTAAATGATATTGATTTGGGAATTATGCCATTAGAAGACACGCCTTTCAATAGAGGAAAATGCGGTTTTAAACTTATCCAATATATGGCAATGGGAAAGCCAACTTTATCAACACCTTTGGAAGCAAATGTGAAAATAAATAGAAATAATAGTAATTTATTTGCAACCAATAAAGACGAATGGGTAGAATGTATCAATAAATTTATTTCTAATGAAAGTTTTTATAGAGAAGTCGGTTTTAGGAATCAAAAAATTGTAGAAGAATATTATTCCGTTGAAGCCAATAGTATAAGTTATATTAATATATTTAATCAGTTATTCAATGTGCGGAATTAA
- the asnB gene encoding asparagine synthase (glutamine-hydrolyzing), which yields MCGINGFLALNKVENLSEQLTAMNNFIIHRGPDANGEFVAIEYQYSIAMGMRRLSIIDLNTGNQPIYSEDLSKVIVFNGEIYNYQILKNQLINQGCVFKTNSDTEVILKLYEKEGVRSFGKLDGMFAFSIYDKTIGKVYIARDFFGEKPLYYSQTKDGFIWASELKSIIRTLNNKPEIDTTALTMYFQLTYIPAPHTIYEGIHKLEANHYIEIDCVENSYKVLELVESTSKFMIQSKKEAIKVTNELVQKSVASRSISDVPLGTFLSGGVDSSIVSLCLAQQQEQKIDTFSIGFDKKSFDESDKSRLVSKLINSNHHEFIISEKDLTANIDEIILNFDEPFADSSALATYLVSKKTKDYVKVALTGDGGDEVFGGYNKYYMGKLNQKYTSLIPKRLHENGLSFVNKLLASREDSRGLKFKANRLLQSINYEGDFYYNIISLGFNESELKDILQPNVYMPAVLNYYKNSTLAKSNTIGNFRAIDKKLSLEGDMLVKVDRTSMLASLECRAPFLNKELWDFTNQLPDSYLINGWDKKHILKEAFKEYFPNDFLNKSKKGFGVPVGDWLRSDLRSELLSYIDEAFINKQNIFQFDIVSKIVEDHLNLKKDNTFRVWTYYCFQKWYKNTYEA from the coding sequence ATGTGCGGAATTAATGGTTTTTTAGCACTTAATAAAGTAGAAAATCTATCTGAGCAATTAACAGCTATGAATAATTTTATTATTCATAGAGGCCCAGATGCAAATGGTGAATTTGTTGCAATAGAGTATCAATACTCGATTGCAATGGGAATGCGCAGGCTTTCTATTATTGATTTAAATACAGGAAATCAACCTATTTATTCAGAAGATCTGTCTAAAGTAATTGTTTTTAATGGTGAAATATACAATTATCAAATTTTAAAAAATCAATTAATTAATCAAGGATGTGTATTTAAAACCAACTCCGATACTGAAGTAATTTTGAAACTTTATGAAAAAGAAGGAGTAAGATCTTTTGGTAAGTTAGACGGAATGTTTGCGTTTAGTATTTATGATAAAACGATTGGTAAGGTATATATAGCTCGTGATTTTTTTGGGGAAAAGCCATTGTATTATTCTCAAACTAAAGATGGTTTTATTTGGGCTTCCGAATTGAAATCAATCATTCGAACATTAAATAATAAACCAGAGATTGATACAACTGCCTTGACAATGTATTTTCAATTGACATATATTCCTGCACCTCATACTATTTATGAAGGGATTCATAAATTGGAAGCTAATCATTACATTGAAATAGATTGTGTAGAAAATAGTTATAAAGTACTTGAACTAGTTGAATCTACTTCTAAATTTATGATTCAATCAAAAAAGGAAGCGATTAAAGTAACTAATGAATTAGTACAAAAAAGTGTTGCATCACGATCTATATCAGATGTTCCTCTTGGTACATTTTTATCGGGAGGGGTAGATTCTTCTATTGTCTCTTTATGTTTGGCACAACAACAAGAGCAAAAAATTGATACCTTTTCAATTGGTTTTGATAAAAAATCTTTTGATGAATCCGATAAATCTCGATTAGTATCCAAGTTAATCAATAGTAACCATCACGAGTTCATAATTTCAGAAAAAGACTTAACTGCTAATATTGATGAAATCATATTGAATTTTGACGAGCCTTTTGCGGATTCTTCTGCATTAGCAACCTATTTGGTTTCTAAAAAAACTAAAGACTATGTAAAAGTAGCTTTGACTGGTGATGGAGGCGATGAGGTTTTTGGTGGATATAACAAATACTATATGGGTAAGTTAAATCAAAAATATACTAGCCTAATTCCAAAAAGACTTCATGAAAATGGTTTGAGTTTTGTGAATAAATTATTAGCTTCTAGAGAAGATTCAAGAGGATTGAAATTTAAAGCAAATAGATTGCTTCAATCGATAAACTATGAAGGTGATTTTTATTACAATATTATTTCTTTAGGATTTAATGAATCCGAATTGAAAGATATATTACAACCCAATGTTTATATGCCAGCGGTTTTAAATTACTATAAGAATTCTACGTTGGCAAAAAGTAATACAATAGGTAATTTTAGAGCTATTGATAAGAAGTTAAGTTTAGAAGGAGATATGCTGGTTAAAGTAGACAGAACGAGTATGTTAGCTTCTTTAGAATGTAGAGCTCCGTTTTTAAACAAAGAACTTTGGGATTTTACCAATCAATTGCCTGATTCCTACCTTATTAATGGTTGGGATAAAAAACACATACTTAAAGAAGCTTTTAAAGAATATTTTCCAAATGACTTTTTAAATAAATCAAAAAAAGGTTTTGGTGTTCCTGTTGGAGATTGGTTACGTTCTGACTTACGATCAGAATTATTATCATATATTGATGAAGCATTTATCAATAAACAGAATATATTTCAGTTTGATATAGTTTCAAAAATAGTAGAAGATCATTTGAATTTAAAAAAAGACAACACTTTCAGGGTTTGGACTTACTATTGTTTTCAAAAATGGTATAAAAATACATATGAAGCCTAA
- a CDS encoding glycosyltransferase family 4 protein, whose translation MKPKLFRVTTVSESLKILLKGQHKFMSENGFEVIGVASNSKALDETSQDENIRVIGLNMTRKITLFKDILSVYYFFKILKKEKPIIVHSHTPKAGIVSMLASKLANVPIRLHTVAGLPLMEAKGNKRKLLNFVEKVTYVCATNVYPNSKGLYQFIVNEELVSSKKLKVIANGSSNGIDTSYFDSESILEVQKEDLRTKLNIHNTDFVFIFVGRLVGDKGINELIEAFSRINDYNVKLVLVGGAESDLDPLFEETINKIEKNPNIISVGFQSDVRPYFAISNCLVFPSYREGFPNVVMQAGAMGLPSIVSDINGCNEIIEEGINGTIIPVKDPKSLFESMLKMVNNEHWRCQLAGNARDKIVSRFEQQVVWDAILNEYKSLLIEKGLQNV comes from the coding sequence ATGAAGCCTAAATTATTTAGAGTTACAACAGTATCGGAATCCCTTAAAATATTATTAAAAGGACAACATAAATTCATGTCTGAAAATGGATTTGAAGTAATTGGAGTTGCATCTAATAGTAAAGCTTTAGATGAAACGAGTCAAGATGAGAATATTAGAGTTATAGGCTTAAATATGACAAGAAAGATTACGCTATTTAAAGATATCTTATCTGTGTATTATTTTTTTAAAATATTAAAGAAAGAGAAACCAATAATAGTTCATTCACATACTCCTAAAGCGGGTATTGTTTCAATGTTAGCCTCAAAGTTAGCTAATGTCCCCATTAGATTGCATACAGTTGCAGGATTACCGTTAATGGAAGCTAAAGGAAATAAACGTAAATTATTGAATTTTGTTGAAAAAGTCACCTATGTTTGTGCTACTAATGTTTATCCTAACTCAAAAGGTTTGTATCAATTTATTGTTAATGAAGAATTAGTATCGTCTAAAAAATTAAAAGTGATTGCCAACGGTAGTTCAAATGGAATTGACACATCTTATTTCGACTCAGAAAGCATATTAGAAGTACAAAAAGAAGATTTAAGAACAAAGTTAAATATTCATAATACGGATTTCGTATTTATCTTTGTTGGGCGTTTAGTTGGTGATAAAGGAATTAATGAATTAATTGAGGCTTTTTCAAGAATAAATGATTATAATGTAAAATTAGTTTTAGTTGGAGGGGCTGAATCTGATTTGGATCCTTTATTTGAAGAAACAATTAATAAAATAGAAAAAAATCCAAATATTATATCAGTTGGTTTTCAAAGTGATGTACGACCTTATTTTGCTATAAGTAATTGTTTAGTTTTTCCTAGTTATCGAGAAGGGTTTCCTAATGTGGTCATGCAAGCAGGAGCTATGGGATTGCCAAGCATAGTTTCTGATATTAATGGATGTAATGAAATTATTGAAGAAGGAATTAATGGAACTATAATACCAGTTAAAGATCCTAAATCTTTATTTGAATCAATGCTAAAAATGGTCAATAACGAGCATTGGAGATGTCAATTAGCTGGTAATGCTAGAGATAAAATAGTCTCACGTTTTGAACAACAAGTAGTTTGGGATGCTATATTAAATGAATATAAGAGTTTGTTAATTGAAAAAGGGTTGCAGAATGTATAA
- a CDS encoding sugar transferase has translation MYKIYIKFLIDFTVSFVILIITFPFLFIVTLLLTLVNEGKPFFFQLRPGKNEQLFKIIKFKTMNDKRDSDGNLLPDAKRLTKVGQLVRKTSLDEIPQLLNVLKSEMSLIGPRPLLPEYLLLYNETQKRRHEVKPGITGWAQVNGRNAISWQQKFEYDVWYVDNVSFLLDCKIVFLTIKKVFKREGITAENSVSAEAFKGN, from the coding sequence ATGTATAAAATTTATATAAAATTCTTAATTGATTTTACAGTCTCTTTTGTTATTTTAATTATTACTTTTCCATTTTTGTTCATCGTTACCTTGCTTTTGACTTTAGTTAATGAAGGTAAACCTTTCTTTTTTCAATTACGTCCTGGTAAAAACGAGCAACTATTCAAAATAATCAAGTTTAAAACGATGAATGATAAAAGGGATAGTGATGGAAATTTACTTCCTGATGCGAAACGTTTAACAAAAGTTGGTCAATTGGTTCGAAAAACTTCGTTGGATGAAATTCCACAATTATTGAATGTATTAAAAAGCGAAATGAGCTTAATAGGCCCAAGACCTTTACTGCCGGAATATTTACTGTTATATAACGAAACGCAAAAGAGAAGACATGAAGTAAAGCCAGGTATTACGGGTTGGGCACAGGTAAATGGGCGTAATGCTATAAGTTGGCAACAGAAATTTGAGTATGATGTTTGGTATGTTGACAATGTATCATTTTTATTAGATTGTAAAATTGTGTTTTTAACAATAAAAAAAGTGTTTAAAAGAGAAGGTATAACCGCTGAAAATTCAGTTTCGGCAGAAGCTTTTAAAGGAAATTAA
- a CDS encoding 3-oxoacyl-ACP synthase III family protein — MGSVIKGIEYVYPERKVTNKELAIEFPDYDFSKFEDKVGVKNRYWVKENETALDLAKKACDKLFKKFSKDNVDYILYCTQSPEYFLPTTACILQDYLKINKNVGALDFNLGCSGFVYGMSLAKGLINSGQAKNVLLVSAETYSKYMHPKDRSNRAIFGDAAAATLITFDDKEYFGEFLFGTDGSGYDKLIVKNGCSRNPTDTDAKEITYGTNNVYTDNHLYMNGPEVFNFTNEVIPNFTKEVLEKNKVEFEKVNQFIFHQANAFMLNFMRKRLKIEANKFFVDLEDGGNTVSCTIPIALKKYASTMEENKSETIALVGFGVGLSWAGGIIKINSKL, encoded by the coding sequence ATGGGTTCAGTTATTAAAGGTATAGAATATGTTTATCCAGAGCGAAAAGTCACAAATAAAGAATTAGCTATTGAATTCCCTGATTATGATTTTTCTAAATTTGAAGATAAAGTAGGGGTTAAGAATAGATATTGGGTGAAAGAAAACGAAACAGCTCTTGATTTAGCAAAAAAAGCATGTGATAAATTGTTTAAAAAATTTTCAAAAGACAATGTAGATTATATATTATATTGTACGCAAAGTCCAGAATATTTTTTGCCCACTACAGCTTGTATTTTACAAGATTACTTAAAAATTAATAAAAACGTTGGAGCTTTAGATTTTAATCTTGGTTGTTCTGGTTTTGTATATGGAATGAGTTTAGCAAAAGGATTAATAAATTCCGGACAGGCAAAAAATGTACTCTTAGTTAGTGCAGAGACCTATTCAAAATATATGCATCCTAAAGACAGATCTAATAGAGCTATTTTTGGAGATGCCGCAGCCGCAACATTAATTACATTTGATGATAAAGAATACTTTGGAGAGTTTCTTTTTGGAACAGATGGTTCGGGGTATGATAAATTAATTGTAAAAAATGGTTGTAGTAGAAACCCTACGGATACTGACGCAAAAGAAATCACTTATGGAACTAATAATGTCTATACTGATAATCATTTGTATATGAATGGACCAGAAGTGTTTAATTTTACTAATGAAGTAATCCCAAATTTCACCAAAGAAGTTTTAGAAAAAAACAAAGTAGAATTTGAAAAAGTAAATCAATTTATTTTCCATCAAGCCAATGCTTTTATGCTAAATTTTATGCGTAAAAGATTAAAAATTGAAGCTAATAAATTCTTTGTTGATTTAGAAGATGGAGGTAATACAGTATCATGTACCATTCCGATTGCATTAAAAAAATATGCGTCAACAATGGAAGAAAACAAATCAGAAACCATTGCCCTTGTAGGTTTTGGTGTTGGGCTTTCTTGGGCAGGAGGAATAATTAAGATTAATAGTAAATTATAA
- a CDS encoding acyl carrier protein yields MEKSVFLSRLQEELEFESELEINTNIKDLEEWDSMAAMVLIGFVSDEFGMTLNADDITAITTIESLIEKIGQDKFN; encoded by the coding sequence ATGGAAAAATCAGTGTTTTTGTCTAGATTACAAGAAGAATTAGAATTTGAGTCTGAGTTAGAAATAAATACAAATATTAAGGATTTAGAAGAGTGGGATTCTATGGCTGCAATGGTTCTTATTGGATTTGTTTCAGATGAATTTGGAATGACTTTAAATGCAGATGATATTACAGCCATTACTACAATTGAATCTTTAATAGAAAAAATCGGTCAAGATAAATTTAATTAA